In a genomic window of Aricia agestis chromosome 2, ilAriAges1.1, whole genome shotgun sequence:
- the LOC121739676 gene encoding proteoglycan 4 — protein sequence MKRARHRWLGFSIACAVLAALAMDLPATSAARATSLIFSKSTSTTPAAEDEALPEDEAQVETTAEGAEGAENATTIKLTGIPQIDYIHDPNLPRELNGYNLSEYPFYEAVPPPETMDFKCDGRHDGFYASVPHKCQVYHHCLFGTRYDFLCANYTAFDQKTFICHFVSEVDCKNSPNYFSRNDALYQAASTEPPSTTTTTTTTTTTPRPERNDRPDRPPRRRPYRYEYYDDDYYYPRDDYEYEDRGGRRRPRPRPRPHDDYDDRYEGRKKADDAQEDEYEDRRPYDRPRPGKRPLYKRPYADEDRRPSYKGGRRPTRPRDEEEDKYRSDDSDRVRSSPREQKRDGYRPRDKNRSRGDETRDERYRDEDRVDYDTKIEEDEKLEKELTADVEEPAEIKPRGEIKPRNEFRPRGSPKPRNEFRPRDQSRPGRDEIRPRDESQSRDEIRSRDESRNKDDSKMYDQETKDENRPLRDEPTATDSKQSSRTRDDRYQSNEGRRLFDRPYRNRDDRPSYRPERNNNYNTEKVSEEKRQAPALPDDQPLVKPTGHGIFSKPRMPPKIKRPVPANEKDKYEYVPIATTKAPPAKHDEEYYDEYEEEETKKPLPSVKSSTVQHRPRPEPVVHEKFKPTRQVTGPGSLSNKKVKKPIDYEEYEYYYETPVTKSQKYQRNKYERPSKLRDEVDYEYEEKDKKKNIEVEISTKLRDVKPNVRVVKRPFLPSRGGSPYLPRGLQPVGGKNLNLPPNTTHKPTTTTPTTTSPTTTTTTTPTPTTTTTTTTTTTTTTTTTPPPTTTTRHTTEQPKSLGTEPLAPSAPEEEYEYYDEEEIDYDSRDKTEPLTTPKPKTTLTTRTTTTPTSRTTTTTQEITTSDRAKVLATKVLRTFNDNYEAIKETLEPKVKGRDNEKPYLRETYVAPKMSQIIQPIPEPNPEISNGYSATGKPLKIPDIKQNLADSIESDYDLRYNEAVAPVLPKVRLPSGFIIPAERDYSYSRFRSNPEPQYAASEVSQYHVLRKRPQISGVSIRTPTSYYLQPQRMQVYDDSLARPTRQLVYRQLGDFF from the exons GCGCGGTGCTGGCGGCGCTCGCGATGGACTTGCCGGCGACGTCAGCGGCGCGTGCCACCAGCCTCATCTTCTCCAAGTCCACCTCCACCACACCCGCTGCAGAAGACGAGGCGCTGCCGGAAGATGAAGCACAG GTAGAGACAACAGCGGAGGGCGCGGAGGGCGCGGAGAACGCCACCACCATCAAGCTGACGGGCATCCCGCAGATCGACTACATCCACGACCCCAACCTGCCGCGCGAGCTCAACGGGTACAATCTCTCCGAGTACCCCTTCTACGAGGCTGTGCCTCCGCCGGAGACCATGGACTTCAAGTGCGACGGCCGCCACGACGGGTTCTACGCCTCCGTGCCGCATAAGTGCCAG GTGTACCATCACTGTTTATTCGGCACGAGGTACGACTTCCTCTGCGCCAACTACACCGCCTTCGACCAGAAGACCTTCATCTGCCACTTCGTCTCCGAGGTCGACTGCAAGAACTCGCCCAACTATTTTAGCAG AAATGATGCGTTATACCAGGCAGCGTCAACGGAACCACCATCAACCACCACCACGACGACCACAACCACAACCACTCCTCGGCCAGAGAGAAACGACAGGCCCGACAGACCGCCCAGAAGACGCCCCTACAGATACGAGTACTATGATGATGACTACTACTACCCCAGAGATGACTACGAATATGAAGACAG AGGTGGCCGAAGAAGACCGAGACCTAGGCCTAGGCCtcatgatgattatgatgacag atacGAAGGCCGAAAAAAAGCGGATGATGCGCAAGAAGATGAATATGAGGATAGAAGGCCCTATGACAGGCCAAGACCCGGTAAAAGACCTTTATATAAGAGACCTTACGCCGACGAAGACCGAAGACCTTCTTATAAGGGAGGGAGAAGGCCTACTCGGCCCCGTGATGAGGAGGAAGATAAGTATAGGTCAGACGATAGTGATAGAGTAAGATCGAGTCCACGAGAACAGAAAAGAGATGGATATAGACCAAGAGATAAAAATAGGTCTAGGGGTGATGAAACTAGGGATGAAAGGTACAGAGATGAGGATAGAGTGGACtatgatacaaaaatagaagaagatgaaaaattagaaaaagaaCTTACCGCTGATGTTGAAGAACCGGCTGAAATCAAACCTAGAGGTGAGATTAAACCTAGAAATGAATTTAGGCCACGAGGCAGTCCTAAGCCACGAAATGAATTTAGACCGAGGGATCAATCTCGTCCAGGGCGTGATGAAATTCGACCCAGGGATGAATCTCAGTCCAGAGACGAAATAAGATCAAGAGATGAATCAAGAAACAAAGATGATTCAAAAATGTATGATCAAGAGACCAAGGATGAAAATCGACCACTTAGAGACGAACCAACGGCTACTGATAGCAAACAAAGCTCTCGTACGAGAGATGATCGTTATCAATCCAATGAAGGGCGTAGATTATTTGACAGACCTTATAGAAATAGAGATGACAGACCTAGCTATAGACctgaaagaaataataattataatacagaaAAAGTGTCAGAAGAGAAACGTCAAGCACCAGCATTGCCAGATGATCAGCCTCTGGTAAAACCTACCGGACATGGAATTTTTAGCAAGCCTCGTATGCCTCCAAAAATAAAACGACCGGTACCAGCAAACGAAAAAGATAAATATGAATATGTCCCTATTGCTACGACTAAGGCCCCGCCCGCTAAGCATGACGAagaatattatgatgaatatGAAGAAGAAGAAACAAAAAAGCCCTTACCATCAGTAAAATCTAGCACAGTACAACACAGGCCACGACCAGAACCAGTAGTTCATGAAAAATTTAAGCCTACGCGTCAAGTAACCGGCCCaggaagtcttagtaataaaaaagtaaagaaacCCATTGACTACGAggaatatgaatattattatgaaacccCTGTGACCAAATCTCAAAAGTATCAACGTAATAAATACGAGCGTCCGTCAAAATTAAGAGACGAAGTAGATTATGAGTATGAAGAAAaagataaaaagaaaaatatagaaGTAGAAATTTCCACTAAATTAAGAGACGTTAAACCAAACGTCAGAGTCGTCAAAAGACCATTTCTCCCATCGAGAGGTGGCAGCCCCTACCTTCCAAGAGGTTTACAGCCCGTAGGTGGCAAGAACCTAAACTTACCACCCAATACTACTCATAAACCAACTACGACTACACCCACTACAACTTCTCCAACGACTACGACTACGACGACTCCTACTCCTACCACTACTACTACAACTACTACTACCACCACCACTACTACAACCACAACGCCGCCTCCAACAACAACAACCAGGCATACAACCGAGCAGCCTAAGTCTCTGGGTACTGAACCGTTGGCACCGTCGGCGCCCGAGGAAGAATATGAGTATTACGACGAGGAGGAAATCGATTACGACTCGAGGGACAAAACGGAGCCACTGACGACACCCAAACCCAAAACAACACTGACGACGAGAACCACAACAACTCCGACGTCAagaacaacaacaacaacacaagaaaTAACCACGAGCGATAGAGCAAAGGTTCTAGCTACAAAAGTGTTGAGAACTTTTAATGACAACTATGAAGCAATTAAAGAAACACTAGAACCTAAAGTGAAGGGGAGAGATAACGAGAAACCGTATCTCAGAGAAACTTACGTTGCGCCAAAGATGTCGCAAATTATTCAGCCAATTCCCGAGCCGAATCCGGAAATTTCTAACGGTTACTCGGCCACAGGGAAACCTCTAAAAATACCAGACATTAAACAAAACCTCGCAGATTCGATAGAAAGCGACTACGACCTGAGGTACAACGAGGCCGTCGCTCCCGTTCTACCTAAAGTGAGGTTGCCGAGCGGGTTCATCATACCCGCCGAGAGGGACTACTCCTACAGTCGCTTCAGAAGTAATCCCGAGCCGCAGTACGCTGCGTCCGAAGTTAGTCAGTACCACGTACTTAGGAAGAGACCCCAGATATCTGGAGTTAGTATAAGAACGCCGACCTCATATTACCTACAACCACAAAGGATGCAGGTCTACGATGACTCCCTAGCGAGACCCACGAGACAACTGGTGTATAGACAATTAGGtgatttcttttaa
- the LOC121739753 gene encoding androgen-dependent TFPI-regulating protein-like isoform X2, whose translation MEELWRDSNIFYNVLCFLITENEKLFDRSDARLYWRTVFHLLGLLHHGYIGLYAVSLDLLSHPRPEIRNLYTYRSAYLTGWNFSFQIMFLSLSVLYDMLEWLEHSGGRLAQRVRYWRDIIFCGMVVPFTMFVTHMFWTVYAIDRELVFPKVFDEVVPWWFNHCVHTNTGVMILVETLLQPRPYPTCRLIEELLYWVIAVAYAVVFYTIFFSTNLWLYAVFGVMTWWQVCLYQLYIWLSSYLVYRLQFPLNRLIHGTPGTPCEEKTLSQQEINKVMSEEDKAKDGDGTWSLKFRSIKPGFEGTRL comes from the exons atggaGGAGCTGTGGCGGGATAGCAACATATTCTACAACGTCCTGTGTTTCCTGATCACGGAGAATGAGAAGCTGTTCGACCGGAGTGATGCGCGGCTGTACTGGCGGACGGTGTTCCACCTGCTGGGTCTGCTGCACCACGGCTACATCGGCCTGTACGCCGTCTCCCTGGACCTGCTCTCCCACCCCCGCCCGGAGATCAGGAACCTCTACACGTACAGATCCGCCTACCTCACCGGCTGGAATTTC TCGTTCCAAATAATGTTCCTGTCTCTGTCAGTGCTGTACGACATGCTGGAGTGGCTGGAGCACAGCGGCGGGCGGCTCGCCCAGCGCGTCCGCTACTGGAGGGACATCATCTTCTGCGGCATGGTCGTCCCCTTCACCATG TTCGTGACGCACATGTTCTGGACGGTGTACGCGATAGACCGGGAACTGGTATTCCCGAAGGTATTCGACGAGGTGGTGCCCTGGTGGTTCAACCACTGCGTGCACACCAACACCGGCGTCATGATCCTCGTGGAGACGCTCCTCCAGCCCCGCCCCTACCCCACCTGCAGGCTCATCGAGGAGCTGCTGTATTGGGTCATCGCGGTGGCGTACGCTGTTGT GTTCTACACGATATTCTTCTCGACGAATTTGTGGCTGTACGCGGTGTTCGGCGTGATGACGTGGTGGCAGGTCTGCCTCTACCAGCTCTACATCTGGCTCTCCTCCTACCTGGTCTACCGCCTTCAGTTCCCCCTCAACCGCCTCATCCACGGCACCCCCGGCACCCCCTGCGAGGAGAAGACTCTCAGCCAGCAGGAGATCAACAAGGTCATGTCCGAGGAGGACAAGGCCAAAGATGGCGACGGAACCTGGAGCCTGAAGTTCCGCAGCATAAAGCCAGGCTTCGAGGGAACCAGACTGTGA
- the LOC121737939 gene encoding androgen-dependent TFPI-regulating protein-like: MEMSDAGCSKLINRVRFSIHSNRNLCWRTLLHALFLLHHGWVLVYTVQIPIENHENPVFRNMYTYKVAFLTGWNMMFQGIFINLSLTNDIMEWQDKHLSRSGEKIRYWRDVLYGGLVVPFTLFVTGIFWGVYCIDRELIFPKFYEEVIPWWLSFCVHTNISLVLVAETLLQDRRQPANRSLEIFLCFFFAIGYAVVIYLIYLLSGTWLYELFKAMSFWHICLYQLGCWVSSYVFYEMQFPINRYFHPVKRISEQEITQKNE, from the exons ATGGAGATGAGTGACGCTGGCTGCAGCAAGCTCATCAACAGGGTGCGGTTCTCGATACACAGCAACAGGAACCTATGCTGGCGGACCCTGCTGCACGCGCTGTTCCTGCTGCACCATGGCTGGGTTCTGGTGTACACGGTGCAGATCCCCATCGAGAACCACGAGAACCCGGTGTTTCGGAACATGTATACATACAAAGTGGCCTTCCTGACTGGTTGGAATATG atGTTTCAAGGGATTTTTATTAACCTATCGTTAACGAACGATATTATGGAGTGGCAGGATAAGCACCTCAGCAGGTCGGGAGAAAAGATTCGATACTGGAGAGATGTCCTGTATGGCGGTTTGGTAGTGCCGTTTACTTTa ttCGTGACGGGTATATTCTGGGGCGTGTACTGCATCGACCGGGAACTCATCTTCCCCAAGTTCTACGAGGAGGTGATCCCCTGGTGGCTGAGCTTCTGCGTCCACACCAACATCAGCCTCGTGCTGGTTGCGGAGACACTCCTCCAGGACCGAAGACAGCCGGCGAACAGGAGCTTGGAGATATTCCTGTGTTTCTTCTTCGCGATAGGGTATGCTGTCGT GATCTACTTAATCTACCTCCTATCTGGGACATGGCTGTACGAGCTATTTAAAGCAATGAGCTTCTGGCACATCTGCCTCTACCAGCTCGGCTGCTGGGTCTCCTCCTACGTCTTCTACGAGATGCAGTTTCCTATTAACAGATATTTCCATCCCGTAAAAAGAATAAGTGAGCAAGAGATCACACAGAAGAACGAGTAA